In Nitrobacteraceae bacterium AZCC 1564, the following proteins share a genomic window:
- a CDS encoding hypothetical protein (product_source=Hypo-rule applied) — MSASPEPNPPSELDRLDAAADEAIAMAGGDLRATIRMLILVNEYLEYELETKVSQGYTRGLRHGRLKAYNG; from the coding sequence ATGTCGGCTTCCCCTGAGCCAAATCCCCCATCGGAATTGGATCGCCTCGACGCGGCGGCCGATGAGGCCATTGCCATGGCGGGCGGCGATCTGCGCGCCACCATCCGCATGCTGATCCTCGTCAACGAGTATCTCGAGTACGAGCTGGAGACCAAGGTATCGCAAGGCTACACCCGCGGCCTGCGGCACGGGCGGTTGAAGGCTTACAATGGCTGA